The proteins below are encoded in one region of Bombus terrestris chromosome 7, iyBomTerr1.2, whole genome shotgun sequence:
- the LOC100648322 gene encoding peptidoglycan-recognition protein LC, whose amino-acid sequence MVTLVQQHRQTDENQYLKDSNQISNASIENRDNENCGGEVVHSSVDTVVSVTGNGSLASSSTQCSNIEDDSEDDETDIDEGDWVPELPVPVVFKQHQEVTTVDGNVVLPNADVSNFGDVRVKNSSNVHLGNKTFYKGPVTIKQFVYTNPTSIQEPNTAKSDNVQASNANTSNFSATKGASTAILSQNPDLHNVTKWLWTWRCAAFLCLLALLLIIVVVIANVYLTRNSTTTTSVVFPQIPDSGLGDKVKNVRFIERNEWGAQPPTTDLTKMKLPVPYVIISHTVTEFCRTQAECTFHVRYIQTFHIESRQWSDIAYNFLVGGDGYVYVGRSWDFIGAHSFGFNNISIGISFIGTFNTVIPPKSQLYAAQQLIELGIKNGKIAPDYKLLGHRQVSRTLSPGDALYSVIQTWPHWSPSP is encoded by the exons ATGGTGACATTGGTGCAACAGCATCGACAAACGGACGAAAATCAATATCTAAAAGATTCAAATCAAATAAGCAACGCCTCCATTGAAAATCGCGATAACGAAAATTGTGGAGGTGAGGTAGTGCATTCTTCTGTTGATACTGTGGTTAGCGTCACCGGAAATGGCAGTCTTGCCAGTTCCTCTACGCAGTGCAGTAACATAGAAGATGACAGTGAGGATGATGAAACGGATATCGATGAAGGAGATTGGGTACCAGAATTACCCGTGCCGGTGGTGTTTAAGCAACATCAAGAAGTGACCACCGTCGATGGGAATGTGGTGCTTCCAAATGCAGATGTCTCGAATTTTGGTGATGTGCGCGTGAAGAATTCGAGTAACGTGCATCTTGGTAACAAAACCTTCTATAAAGGTCCAGTAACAATAAAGCAGTTCGTTTACACGAACCCGACTTCGATACAGGAACCCAATACGGCGAAGAGCGATAATGTTCAAGCATCAAATGCAAATACCTCCAATTTTTCGGCTACCAAAGGAGCTTCGACTGCGATCTTATCACAAAATCCTGATCTCCATAACG taacaAAATGGTTGTGGACCTGGCGATGCGCAGCGTTTTTGTGTTTACTAGCTTTGCTTCTTATAATTGTCGTTGTCATTGCGAATGTATACCTCACGCGCAATTCTACTACTACAACATCTGTAGTTTTTCCGCAAATTCCAGATTCTGGACTCGGAG ataaagtaaaaaatgttcGTTTCATTGAACGAAATGAATGGGGTGCTCAGCCACCTACGACAGATTTAACAAAGATGAAACTTCCGGTACCGTACGTGATTATTAGTCATACGGTAACTGAATTTTGTAGGACACAAGCGGAATGTACATTTCACGTTCGATATATACAAACATTTCACATAGAATCTAGACAATGGTCGGATATCGCTTATAACTTTCTTGTTGGTGGCGATGGATACGTATACGTTGGTCGCAGTTGGGATTTTATAGGCGCTCATTCCTTTGGATTCAATAATATTAGCATAGGTATTTCTTTTATCGGAACATTCAACACCGTAATACCACCTAAAAGTCAACTGTACGCTGCGCAACAACTTATCGAATTGGGCattaaaaatggtaaaattGCGCcagattataaattattaggaCACCGACAAGTCTCTCGGACTTTAAGTCCAGGAGATGCATTATACAGTGTCATCCAAACTTGGCCCCATTGGTCACCATCGCCAtaa
- the LOC100644441 gene encoding tubulin delta chain → MFTIQFGQCGNQLGHKLFSEVSSDLECANTGVSYKANYQYSEDTFNKWFNGISKSNERLARAVLVDTEQKVISKIYNDKSNSWTYPTKNVICQAGGGCANNWAFGYMIKGYELSNVILNCVRQEIEKLDHFDGFLLLLSSAGGTGSGIGSYITKLLRKEYGKKSIVNTTILPFSFGEVCTQNYNTLLTLAKLYSESDINILIENEQIYNICTNLLKKSPTNLQDMNKVISEKLLAVFQPVDCINHNINSLLSQIACHPSYKIATIKSSPHIPATFANYEPVYNWNSYIHHLKQTLRISNFNSQLTNVELKIPSNSLSNTIHHTYACSISNILITRGIASEQDPIVTDIFKEKHLYADWNTINWFTHLHQNRKFLNHDKFLALITNNSQISYSLDVLLNKAWKSYVHSAFLHQYKQFGLEEDDFLQAFAVLENVVKDYKELVPHAKQ, encoded by the coding sequence atgtttaCCATACAATTTGGGCAATGTGGAAATCAACTAGGACATAAATTATTCTCAGAAGTATCATCTGATTTGGAATGTGCAAATACAGGTGTATCATATAAGGCTAATTATCAATATTCAGAAGACACATTTAATAAATGGTTTAATGGTATATCTAAAAGTAATGAACGTTTGGCAAGAGCAGTTCTTGTTGATACTGAGCAAAAGGTAATAAGTAAGATTTACAACGATAAAAGTAATTCATGGACATATCCAACAAAGAATGTAATTTGTCAAGCTGGAGGAGGTTGTGCAAATAATTGGGCGTTTGGTTATATGATAAAAGGATATGAATTAAGCAATGTGATATTAAATTGTGTCAGACAAGAAATTGAAAAGTTAGATCATTTTGATGGATTTCTTTTGTTATTAAGTTCTGCAGGTGGAACAGGATCTGGTATTGGAAGTTATATTACAAAACTATTGCGTAAAGAATATGGTAAAAAATCTATTGTTAACACAACAATATTACCATTTTCATTTGGAGAAGTATGTACACAAAACTATAATACATTATTAACTTTAGCAAAACTTTACAGTGAAAGtgatatcaatattttaattgagaatgaacagatatataatatatgtaccaATTTATTGAAGAAATCACCTACAAATTTACAAGATATGAATAAGGTTATTTCAGAAAAGCTACTAGCTGTATTTCAACCAGTAGATTGTATAAACCATAACATAAATTCATTATTATCACAGATAGCATGTCACCCTTCATATAAAATAGCAACAATCAAGAGTAGCCCACATATACCTGCAACATTCGCAAACTATGAACCTGTGTATAATTGGAATTCATATATACATCATTTAAAGCAAACGCTTAGAATATCAAACTTCAATTCACAATTAACTAAtgttgaattaaaaataccatCTAATTCATTGAGCAACACCATACATCACACATATGCTTGCTCAATATCAAACATTTTGATAACTCGTGGAATAGCATCAGAACAAGATCCTATAGTAACAgacatatttaaagaaaaacatttaTATGCAGACTGGAATACAATCAATTGGTTCACTCATTTGCATCAAAACCGAAAATTCTTAAACCATGATAAATTTCTTGCATTGATAACCAATAATTCCCAAATTTCTTATTCTTTGGATGTACTTTTAAACAAAGCTTGGAAATCTTATGTTCATTCTGCATTTTTACATCAATATAAACAATTTGGTTTAGAAGAAGATGATTTTTTACAAGCATTCGCAGTGCTTGAAAATGTTGTAAAAGATTATAAAGAATTGGTTCCTCATGCAAAGCaataa